TGCCATGGCCGGGGACGTACGGGTCAGTGCCGGGCACTCAGTCCTCCTCCCAGGGTCCGATCGGGTTCCCGATCCATCGCGTGCGTGCGGGGACTCCCTCGCCCCTCATCACCAGCGACACGGGTCCCACCGTTGCATGCCGCCCGATCGTAGCCGCGGGCAGGATCACGCTGTTGGGTCCGAGGGTCGCTCCGGCGCGCAGGATCACCTTGTCCATGCTGAGCACCCGGTCGTGGAAGAGATGGGTCTGCACGACGCAGCCGGCGTTGACCGTGGCACCGTCGTGCAGCTCGATCAGGTCTGTCTCGGGCAGCCAGTAGGTGTCACACCAGACGCCACGGCCGACCTTGGCGCCGAGCACCCGCAACCAGATGTTGAGCAGGACGGTGCCCTGGGTGACCGCTGCGAACCACGGAGCCGCCAGCACCTCGATGAAGGTGTCCGCAAGCTCGTTGCGCCACACGAAGCCCGACCACAGCGGGTGGTCGGTGCTGCGGTGCCGGCCGACGAAGACCCACTTGGCGAGCGCCGCGACGAGGGCGGCGGCCAGGCCACCGAGTGCGAGCACCGGGCCGCCGAGGACCACCGCAACCAGCGGCTGCCAGGCGAGCAGCCCGAGCAGGGTCGACGCGACGGCGGCGTAGAGCAGGACAGCGACCAGCACGGGCAGAACCCGCCCGAGCTCGACCAGGCTCCGGTAGAGCTTCAGCCGGAGCGGCGGGTCGTAGGTGCGGCTCGAGTCGGTCTTGCCCGAGGAACGGCGCAGCTTCGTCGGCGGGCTGCCCATCCAGGAGGTGCCGGCCTTGGCGGAGCCACGCGCCGGCGCTGCGGAGAGCACGGCGACCAGAGAGGACTTGGGCACCTTGCGGCCCGGCGCCAGCATCCCGGAGTTGCCGACGAAGGCACGCTTGCCGACCTTCACGTGCTCGACCCGGATCCAGCCGCCGCCGAGCTCGTAGCAGCCGATCAGGGTGTCGTCGGCGAGGAAGGCCTGGTCGTTGACGGTCGTGAACTTCGGGATCAGCAGGACGGTCGACGCCTCGACCCCCTTGCCGATCTTCGCGCCGAGCAGGCGCAACCACAGCGGCGTCAGCCCGCTCGAGTAGAGCGGGAAGAGCCAGGTCCGTGCCTCGTCGAGGACGCGGAGTGTGGCCCAGATCCGCACTCCCGCCGCGGATCGCACCGGGTGGTGGCCAGCGGTCATGCCGGCCCCCAGCACGCGGACCAGCAGCAGGATCGCGAGCGCCAGCACGGAGTACGCCGCGAGGGCAGCCAGCGGGAGCCACGGCAGTGCACGCAGCAGGAAGTCGCCGGCGGAGGTCGCCGAGCGCACCTGCGGCAGGACGACCGCCACGCCGGCGAGCGTCGCCATGCCCGGGAGGCCCGCGATCAGCGTCGACAGGACGCCGTAGAGGCCGAGCCAGATGCCCTCGTGCGGAGGTTCGTTGTCCGACCACGGCCCGCGCGCGACCGAGCGGTGGCCGGCCGGCGAGCCGGCCCAGAACTCCTCGTCCGGAACGGTGCCGACGACCAGCGAGCCGGGTGCGATCTCCGCACCCTCGCCGATGTCGGCGCCGCCCTCGAGGGTGCTGCGGGCACCGACGCGGGCGCGGGCCCCGATCCGCATGGCACCGAGGTGCACGACGTCGCCATCGATCCAGTAGCCGCTGAGATCCACCTCGGGCTCGACCGCCGCACCCTCGCCGATCTCGAGGAAGCCGGTGACGGGCGGGAGGGTGTGCAGGTCGACGCCCTTGCCGACCTTGGCTCCGAGCAGGCGGGCGTAGTGCGGGAACCACGGGGCGCCGCTCAGCGAGGTCGCCGCGAGCTCGTCCTGGATCCGGCCGGCCAGCCACACCCGCAGGTGCACCTTGCCGCCACGGGGATAGCGGCCGGGCTCGACGCCGCGGAGCGTCAGCCGGATCAGGCCCGCCGCCAACGTCATCCGCCCGGGCGGAACCAGCAGGAACCAGCTGGTCAGGATCAGCAGCCAGACCGGGAAGGTCGGCAACCACGTGGTGTCGAGCAGCGGCTGGGCGATGGTCGAGAGCAGCGCCAGCCAGGCCAGCCAGCGCGCCGCGGCGAGGCCACGGAGCGGGAGCAGCGCCGCAGCCTGCCCGAGCTGGGTCTTGCGCGGGATCGGCTTGACGTGACGGTCCGACTTCTTGACCGTGCCCCCGTGCGTGTCGAGGACCTCGGCGAGTCCGGCGACCGACGGGTGCTCGTAGAGATCGCCGACCGCGATCTCGGGATAGCGCTCGCGCAGCCGGCTGATCACCTGCGCCGCGGTCAGCGAACCGCCGCCGAAGGCGAAGAAGTCGTCCTGGGGGCTGGTCACGTCGGCGCCCAGCACGTCCTGCCAGATCTCCGCGATCCAGGCATGCACACCGTGCAGGCCACCCCCGTCGCCGGAGCCGGCACCTGCTGACGCCGGCAGTGGCCAGGGCAGGGCGTCGCGGTCGATCTTGCCCGAGGTGCGGGTCGGCATCTCGTCGACCACGGCCAGCCGCGGGACCAGGGTCGCGGGAAGTCGCGTGCGCAGGAGCTCCTGCGCCGATGCCGCGTCGTACGTCGGGTCGACGGCGAGGTAGCCGACCAGCAGCTTGTTGCCGGACTTCGTGGCCCGGACGGCGGTGGCCGCCCCCACCACTCCCGGGAGACGGAGCAGCTGTTCGTCGATCTCACCCAGCTCGATCCGGCGACCGCCGAGCTTGATCTGGTCGTCCGCGCGACCACCGAAGAGCAGGCCCGCCGGGTCGTTCACGACGACGTCGCCGGAGCGGTAGGCGCGGTCCCAGCCAAGGGTGGGCATGGGACCGTACTTCTCGGCGTCCTTCGCGGGGTCGAGGTAGCGGGCCAGCCCGACGCCGCCGATGATCAGCTCGCCACTCTCGCCGATCGCGACCGGGTGACCGTCCGCGTCGACGACCGCGAGGTCCCAGCCGTCGAGCGGCAGGCCGATCCGGACAGGAGCGGAGCCGTCGAGCTGGCAGCCGCACGCGACGACGGTGGCCTCGGTCGGGCCATAGGTGTTCCAGACCTCGCGCCCCTCGGACTGGAGGCGGCCGGCCAGCTCGGGCGGGCACGCCTCGCCACCCATGATCAGCAGGCGCACGTTCACCAGCGAGTCGAGCGGCCAGAGTGCGACGAGGGTCGGCACGGTGGAGACGACGGTGATGTCGTTGGCGACCAGCCACGGCCCGACGTCGACGCCGGAGCGCACCAGCGAGCGGGGCGCGGGCACCAGGCACGCGCCGTACGCCCAGGCGAGCCACATCTCCTCGCAGCTCGCGTCGAAGGCGACCGAGAGGCCGGCCATCACCCGGTCCCCGGGGCCGATCGGCTCGTCCTGCAGGAACATCCGCGACTCGGCGTCGACGAAGGCTGCGGCGTTGCGGTGGGTGACCGCGACGCCCTTCGGGGTGCCAGTGGAGCCGCTGGTGAAGATCACCCAGGCGTCGTCCTCGGGAAGCGGATCGACCACGACGACGGCCTCGGGCTCCTCGACCGGCTCGCCCGGAACCGCGATCGCGAGCTCGTTGCCGATGACGGCCCGGACCCGGGCCTCGGCGAAGACCACCCGCGCGCGTTCGTCAGGGTCGTCAGCATCCACGGGCACGTACGCCGCTCCGGCGTTCAGGACCCCGAGGATCGCGACGTAGAGCTCGGTCGTGCCGGACCGGATCCGCACCCCGACCTTGTCGCCGCGGCCGACGCCGGCCTCGACCAGCTGACCGGCGAGGTCAGCGGCCGCCTCGGCCAGCTCGGCGTAGCTCAGGACGGCGACACCGCTGTCGACCGCGAGCGCTTCGGGGTGGGCGGCAACCGTCGAGCGGAAGACATCGACCAACGTGCGTTCCGCCGGGGCATGGCCTGACCGGAGGAACTCCGCAGGCACTGGGTTGATCGTCACGCGCGTGAGTGTGGCGGATCGAGGTGAACTTCCGGTGCACGGGCACAACGAGGCCGCCGAAGCCCTTGTGAGCGTCTGCCCGGGTGCGCTTCACTCGGCTCGGGCGCCCGCCCGCCGGAGCTCGGGATCCGTTGTTTTGCTGGATGCACTCGGAAGGTGAAGGCATGGCAGGCAAGTTCGAGGTCTACGAGGACAAGGCCGGCAAGTTCCGGTTCCGCCTGAAGGCCGCCAACGGTCAGGTCGTCGCGGTCGGCGAGGACTACGAGACCAAGGCAGCAGCGATCAAGGGCACGGAGGCCGTCCAGCGCGCCGCCGAGGGCGCCACGGTCGCCGACCTCACGGAGTAGCCCGGGGGGACTCCACGGCGCCCGCGCGCAGGGCGGACACCAGCGCACGCGCGTCGTCGGCGTACACCCGGACCGAGCTGACCCCTGTCCTCCCGCGTGCGAGGGCGGGGGTCAGCTCCGCGTGGAGCCGGATCTCGACATTGGTCTGGCCCAGCTGGGTCAGGGCGAGGACCGGCGAGTCACCTTCCTCGACGCGGATCCGACGCATGCCCTCGTAGTCGTGCCGCGTCGACCGCACCGACGCGATGTCGGTCCAGGCGATCGGGAGGTCCACGGCGCTGCCATGACGCAACCGGACGCCGTCATCGCCGACCAGGTGCGGGTAGACAGTGACCGCTCCGAGCATGCCGAGCATCCAGAGCAGGCCCCAGATGCCCAGGACCAGCGCCGGGAGCTGGATCGCCGGCCAGCGCTGCAACAGGAGGTGCACGGCAAGCACCTCGATCGCCGAGCCGACGATGAACGCCCAGAGTGCCGGGCGCACGATCGCGACGTAGGGGTACGCCGTGACACCGGGCCGTAGCCCCGGACGCCGCCGCCCGAGCCAGAGGAACAGGCTGCGCCACATGTCGATCTCCTGGCGCACGAGCCACCTGACCACGCCCGGCAGCTGCTGGATTCCGACGGCTCTTCCCATGCTCCGAGGCTAGTGCTCGGGGCGGCTTCGGGGATCGGCCCGAAGTCGCTCGTGACCCCCGACAAAAGTTTCTTGAAAAAAGATCTCCCGGGGCCGTAACCACCTCAGCGCTGCCGCGTTTAACCAGCACAACGATCGGGGACAACCTCCCTCCCAGTCCCCGGTCGCTACGCGCCCGTCGCAGCCAGCACTCCCTCCCTCCCGCTGGCCCGCGACGGGCGCGAATACTTTCCGGGGTCGTTTCGCCCGAGGCTGAGGAATTCGCCGGGCGCCGCGCCGAACGTAGGATCAGCCGGTGCAGAACCCCGACGTTTCCCCCATCGAGCCCGACTCCGGGCCCGAGGCAGAGCCCGACCAGAGCCCGCTCGACCGCATCGATCCCGACAAGCTCGCGATCGCGATCGAGGTCCTCAAGGACATCCCGCGGCTGGA
This genomic interval from Nocardioides cavernaquae contains the following:
- a CDS encoding Pls/PosA family non-ribosomal peptide synthetase, producing MTINPVPAEFLRSGHAPAERTLVDVFRSTVAAHPEALAVDSGVAVLSYAELAEAAADLAGQLVEAGVGRGDKVGVRIRSGTTELYVAILGVLNAGAAYVPVDADDPDERARVVFAEARVRAVIGNELAIAVPGEPVEEPEAVVVVDPLPEDDAWVIFTSGSTGTPKGVAVTHRNAAAFVDAESRMFLQDEPIGPGDRVMAGLSVAFDASCEEMWLAWAYGACLVPAPRSLVRSGVDVGPWLVANDITVVSTVPTLVALWPLDSLVNVRLLIMGGEACPPELAGRLQSEGREVWNTYGPTEATVVACGCQLDGSAPVRIGLPLDGWDLAVVDADGHPVAIGESGELIIGGVGLARYLDPAKDAEKYGPMPTLGWDRAYRSGDVVVNDPAGLLFGGRADDQIKLGGRRIELGEIDEQLLRLPGVVGAATAVRATKSGNKLLVGYLAVDPTYDAASAQELLRTRLPATLVPRLAVVDEMPTRTSGKIDRDALPWPLPASAGAGSGDGGGLHGVHAWIAEIWQDVLGADVTSPQDDFFAFGGGSLTAAQVISRLRERYPEIAVGDLYEHPSVAGLAEVLDTHGGTVKKSDRHVKPIPRKTQLGQAAALLPLRGLAAARWLAWLALLSTIAQPLLDTTWLPTFPVWLLILTSWFLLVPPGRMTLAAGLIRLTLRGVEPGRYPRGGKVHLRVWLAGRIQDELAATSLSGAPWFPHYARLLGAKVGKGVDLHTLPPVTGFLEIGEGAAVEPEVDLSGYWIDGDVVHLGAMRIGARARVGARSTLEGGADIGEGAEIAPGSLVVGTVPDEEFWAGSPAGHRSVARGPWSDNEPPHEGIWLGLYGVLSTLIAGLPGMATLAGVAVVLPQVRSATSAGDFLLRALPWLPLAALAAYSVLALAILLLVRVLGAGMTAGHHPVRSAAGVRIWATLRVLDEARTWLFPLYSSGLTPLWLRLLGAKIGKGVEASTVLLIPKFTTVNDQAFLADDTLIGCYELGGGWIRVEHVKVGKRAFVGNSGMLAPGRKVPKSSLVAVLSAAPARGSAKAGTSWMGSPPTKLRRSSGKTDSSRTYDPPLRLKLYRSLVELGRVLPVLVAVLLYAAVASTLLGLLAWQPLVAVVLGGPVLALGGLAAALVAALAKWVFVGRHRSTDHPLWSGFVWRNELADTFIEVLAAPWFAAVTQGTVLLNIWLRVLGAKVGRGVWCDTYWLPETDLIELHDGATVNAGCVVQTHLFHDRVLSMDKVILRAGATLGPNSVILPAATIGRHATVGPVSLVMRGEGVPARTRWIGNPIGPWEED
- a CDS encoding YegP family protein; this encodes MAGKFEVYEDKAGKFRFRLKAANGQVVAVGEDYETKAAAIKGTEAVQRAAEGATVADLTE